A single window of Paenibacillus sp. SYP-B4298 DNA harbors:
- a CDS encoding AAA family ATPase produces the protein MELKAIQSMADTIKARVGQVIVGKEDVVEKLLIALITSGHILLEDVPGTGKTLIAKAIAKSVQSGFKRVQFTPDLLPTDLSGVQFYNQKEGEFEFRPGPLFTNILLADEINRATPRTQSSLLECMEERQVSVDGETYMLERPFLVIATQNPVEHQGTFPLPEAQLDRFLFKIRMGYPSFEEGLAILKRFRQDNPLDKLEPAVRAEDIVDAQNSYTQVTVHDDLLVYMLELIERTRRHPELEAGISPRGSQALLRAVQAKAVLEGRSYATPDDVKAMVLPVLAHRLIPAGYRQDRHAFSEQLLTELLQSIPVPTEAQAAGG, from the coding sequence ATGGAGCTCAAGGCCATCCAATCGATGGCCGACACGATCAAAGCGCGTGTCGGTCAAGTCATTGTCGGCAAAGAGGATGTTGTGGAAAAACTGCTGATCGCATTGATTACCTCCGGCCATATTCTGCTAGAGGATGTGCCAGGTACAGGCAAGACACTCATAGCCAAGGCTATAGCGAAATCCGTTCAGAGCGGCTTCAAGCGGGTACAATTCACCCCCGATCTGCTGCCTACAGATCTGAGCGGGGTACAATTCTATAATCAGAAGGAGGGCGAATTCGAGTTCAGACCCGGCCCGCTGTTCACCAATATATTGCTCGCCGATGAGATTAATCGCGCGACGCCTCGTACCCAGTCGAGCCTGCTGGAGTGCATGGAGGAGCGTCAAGTAAGTGTAGACGGCGAGACCTACATGCTGGAGCGTCCCTTTCTCGTCATCGCCACCCAGAATCCGGTTGAGCATCAAGGAACGTTCCCGCTGCCCGAAGCGCAGTTGGATCGCTTCTTGTTCAAGATACGAATGGGCTATCCGAGCTTTGAAGAAGGGCTGGCTATACTCAAGCGCTTCCGTCAGGACAATCCGCTCGACAAGCTGGAGCCTGCTGTCCGTGCAGAGGATATTGTTGATGCCCAAAATAGCTATACCCAAGTAACCGTGCATGATGATCTGCTCGTGTATATGCTGGAGCTGATTGAGCGGACGCGCCGCCATCCAGAGCTGGAGGCAGGCATCAGCCCTCGGGGCAGCCAGGCGCTGCTGCGTGCGGTACAGGCTAAGGCGGTGCTGGAGGGACGAAGCTATGCCACACCGGATGATGTCAAAGCGATGGTGCTCCCCGTGCTGGCGCATCGGCTGATTCCGGCGGGCTATCGACAGGATCGTCATGCATTCAGCGAGCAGTTGCTGACCGAGCTGCTGCAATCGATCCCGGTGCCGACTGAAGCCCAAGCGGCAGGCGGCTGA